The DNA region GCCAGATTGGCAGGCCTGGCCCCGGCCCTGGCCGCAACCCGGTCCCCAGCCCGGAACAGACGGTTGGGAATCGTCCTGCACCCAGCGGCAGCCAGGCATGGCCAGCTGGTCCAGGGAGCCGTCGGCGCAGGCGGCCAGCACCGTATCGTTGTCGCCGCAGATCCAGGGCACGACCTGGAGACCGGCGGCCTCCGCCTGCATGGCCAGCCGGCGGCAGATACCGCCGCAGACCAGGGTGCTCACGTCCTGCTCGCGCAGGGCGGCCAGCCGCAGACCGGGATCGTGATGCGCCGGCGAGAACGTCGCCACATGGACCGGGAGCCCTTCGGCTTCGGGATCGAGCTCGTAACAGGGGAACTCGGTCGCGTTTTCGAAGAGTGCGGCAAGGCGGCCCCTGTAGCTGGCAAGACATAGTCGCATGGCGCTTCAACAATCTCCTTCATCTTCCTGGAGCGGGGCGGATCGTCGGCAATGGCGAAATCCCTGGGCGATCCGCCCCGCATCCCGGGTGGCTGTCACGGATACAGCAGAAAGGGTGCCAAAAGTTGAAATACTATGATTTCAGCAGATTAATGAAAGACAGGGGCAAGTCGCGCCGAGATAAAGGGCGAAAAAATAGCCATGGCGTGAAATGGAGGCGAATTATTCGCCAAAAGGTGGCGGCGGGCGAATTATTCGCCGGAATTGTTCTGCAGGAGCTTGCGCAGGGTGTCCTTGGTCACGCCCAGCTCACGGCTGGCTGCCATGCGCTTGCCGTCGTTGCGGCGCACGGCGGCGCGGGCGGCCAAGCGTTTCACCTCGTCCATGGTGCGGGGGCCGAGGTGCATGAGCGCGTCCACGTCGTCGGCCGCGGACAGGGGGGGCTGAGCTCCGGCGGTCGCGGCTGTGCTCAAGCTTTGGGCGTGTTCCCGGCGCAGATACTCGGGCAGGTGCTCGGCCTCTATGAAGCCTTCCTTGCAGAGGATGAAGGCGTACTCCAGCACGTTTTCCAGCTCGCGCACGTTGCCGGGGAAGGAGTGGCGCATGAGCAGGGTCAGGGCGTTTTCGGAGAGCCCTTCCACGGCTGCGCCCTGGCGGCGGTTGAGTTTCTCCACGATGTGCTGGGCCAGCAGCGGGATGTCCTCGGCGCGTTCGCGCAGGGGCGGGATGGACA from Oceanidesulfovibrio marinus includes:
- a CDS encoding NifB/NifX family molybdenum-iron cluster-binding protein; amino-acid sequence: MRLCLASYRGRLAALFENATEFPCYELDPEAEGLPVHVATFSPAHHDPGLRLAALREQDVSTLVCGGICRRLAMQAEAAGLQVVPWICGDNDTVLAACADGSLDQLAMPGCRWVQDDSQPSVPGWGPGCGQGRGQACQSGNQRGNPLGNRQGRRGRNEVNPRGGRRSNATSRNRSGS